A genomic stretch from Pontivivens ytuae includes:
- a CDS encoding LysE family translocator: protein METAAILLTFALTHLAAVVSPGPSFIVVLRETVSGARRRGLLVAFGLGLGTLVWASGAWFGLAALFEVFPWMLNVLRWAGAAFLIWLAIQLWRHARAPAVVEATEAAETKGPWDAIRLGLLTQLANPKVAVFFGSIFVVILPADPSPMMLAAVFAIVFLNEFAWYGIVAAVMAARAMRRRYASAKPVIDRVSGTFLGALGLRLIADG, encoded by the coding sequence ATGGAAACCGCCGCCATCCTTCTGACCTTCGCGCTGACGCATCTGGCCGCCGTTGTCAGTCCCGGTCCGTCCTTCATCGTCGTGCTGCGCGAGACCGTGTCGGGCGCGCGGCGGCGGGGGCTGCTGGTGGCCTTCGGGCTGGGCCTCGGCACGCTCGTCTGGGCGAGCGGGGCGTGGTTCGGGCTGGCGGCCCTCTTCGAGGTCTTTCCCTGGATGCTTAACGTCCTGCGCTGGGCGGGGGCTGCGTTCCTGATCTGGCTCGCCATCCAGCTCTGGCGCCATGCCCGCGCGCCGGCAGTGGTCGAGGCGACGGAAGCGGCGGAGACCAAGGGGCCGTGGGACGCGATCCGGCTGGGGCTGCTGACGCAGCTTGCGAACCCGAAGGTCGCGGTGTTCTTCGGCTCGATCTTCGTGGTGATCCTGCCTGCCGACCCCTCGCCGATGATGCTGGCCGCGGTCTTTGCCATCGTTTTCCTCAATGAGTTCGCCTGGTACGGGATCGTCGCAGCCGTGATGGCTGCCCGCGCGATGCGGCGGCGCTATGCCTCGGCCAAGCCCGTGATCGACCGGGTCAGCGGCACGTTCCTCGGCGCCCTCGGCCTCAGGCTGATCGCGGACGGATGA
- a CDS encoding alpha-D-ribose 1-methylphosphonate 5-triphosphate diphosphatase — translation MMPALRLTGARVLLPGGLEETALTLAEGRIADGPGREVDLGGHLILPGVIDVHGDGFERHVAPRRGLVPDPGDGLPMLEAELAACGITTAWLAQFWSWQGGLRSPDFARAMAAALAGRRGALDLRLQLRVETHMIADFNAIARFVRQAGIGYVGFSDHLPHRALAAGKRPERLTSAALRAKRSPEAHLALMQELAANATEVPTALARLIAEMPGVKLASHDDDAATRARYAALGVEIAEFPVELPDAGPAVMGAPNVLRGGSHDRGPSAAEAVAEGRVTALASDYHYPAMVPAALKLAEAGLPLADAWHLISGGPAEMLGLANRGRIAPGLRADLVVLEAATGRVAATFAGGRPVYLGPEVAARLLA, via the coding sequence ATGATGCCTGCCCTGCGCCTGACCGGCGCCCGAGTGCTGCTGCCCGGCGGGCTGGAGGAGACGGCGCTGACCCTCGCCGAGGGGCGGATCGCGGACGGACCGGGGCGGGAGGTGGACCTCGGCGGCCACCTCATCCTGCCCGGCGTGATCGATGTGCATGGCGACGGGTTCGAGCGGCACGTCGCGCCGCGCCGGGGCCTCGTGCCCGATCCGGGTGATGGACTGCCGATGCTGGAGGCGGAGCTCGCCGCCTGCGGGATCACCACGGCGTGGCTCGCGCAGTTCTGGAGCTGGCAGGGCGGGCTGCGCTCGCCCGACTTCGCGCGCGCCATGGCGGCGGCGCTGGCGGGGCGGCGCGGGGCGCTGGACCTGCGGCTGCAATTGCGTGTCGAGACCCACATGATCGCCGATTTCAACGCCATCGCCCGCTTCGTGCGGCAGGCGGGGATCGGCTATGTCGGCTTTTCGGATCATCTGCCGCATCGCGCGTTGGCGGCAGGCAAACGGCCCGAGCGGCTGACAAGTGCGGCGCTGCGGGCCAAACGCTCGCCCGAGGCGCATCTGGCGCTGATGCAGGAGCTGGCGGCAAACGCGACGGAAGTGCCGACCGCCCTCGCCCGGCTGATCGCGGAGATGCCGGGGGTGAAGCTCGCCTCCCACGATGACGATGCGGCGACGCGGGCGCGCTATGCGGCGTTGGGCGTGGAGATCGCGGAGTTTCCGGTGGAGCTGCCTGACGCGGGGCCTGCGGTGATGGGCGCGCCTAACGTGCTGCGCGGCGGCTCCCACGACAGGGGGCCGAGTGCGGCGGAGGCGGTGGCGGAGGGGCGGGTGACCGCGCTCGCCTCCGACTACCACTACCCGGCGATGGTGCCGGCGGCGCTGAAGCTGGCGGAGGCGGGACTGCCGCTGGCCGACGCCTGGCACCTGATCTCGGGTGGTCCGGCGGAGATGCTGGGCCTCGCCAATCGCGGCCGCATCGCGCCGGGCCTGCGTGCCGATCTGGTGGTGCTGGAGGCCGCGACGGGCCGGGTCGCCGCGACCTTCGCCGGGGGCCGACCGGTGTATCTGGGGCCGGAGGTCGCCGCCCGGCTCCTCGCCTGA